Proteins encoded by one window of Polycladomyces subterraneus:
- a CDS encoding 3-hydroxybutyrate dehydrogenase, whose translation MDQRRVVVVTGAARGIGYSIAEAFANNGDRVVIGDLNEEAASDAARRIADQTSGFAEGHVLDVTQETSVRSLVEQMEKTHGRIDVVINNAGLQHIDRVEDFPLEKWKQLIDVMLTGPFLLTKYTVPVMKRQQYGRIINISSVHGRTASPFKSAYVAAKHGVVGLTRTVALEVAEFGITVNAIMPGAVDTPLVRNQLQHLAKTEQISQEEALHKHLLHKHAIKRFVKPEEVAACALYLASDAAAIITGECIGVSGGW comes from the coding sequence GTGGATCAACGACGTGTCGTTGTGGTGACAGGCGCTGCCAGAGGCATCGGCTACAGTATCGCGGAGGCGTTTGCAAACAATGGAGACCGCGTCGTGATCGGGGATTTGAATGAGGAAGCTGCATCAGACGCGGCTCGGCGCATCGCGGATCAAACAAGTGGTTTCGCCGAGGGGCATGTGCTGGATGTCACACAGGAAACATCGGTTCGATCGCTGGTGGAGCAAATGGAGAAGACACATGGGCGAATCGACGTAGTCATCAACAATGCTGGTTTACAGCATATCGATCGGGTGGAAGATTTTCCGTTGGAAAAATGGAAACAACTGATCGATGTCATGTTGACTGGGCCTTTTTTGCTGACCAAATATACGGTGCCTGTCATGAAGCGACAACAATACGGCCGCATCATCAACATTTCCTCTGTTCACGGGCGCACTGCTTCTCCGTTCAAATCCGCTTATGTGGCTGCAAAACACGGTGTAGTGGGATTGACACGGACCGTTGCACTGGAAGTGGCCGAATTCGGGATTACCGTCAATGCGATTATGCCAGGTGCGGTGGATACACCGTTGGTCCGAAACCAACTGCAACATCTGGCGAAAACGGAACAGATCAGTCAGGAGGAAGCACTGCACAAGCATTTGTTGCACAAACATGCGATCAAACGTTTCGTCAAACCAGAAGAGGTGGCCGCTTGCGCTCTGTATCTGGCCTCGGACGCGGCCGCAATCATTACGGGGGAATGCATCGGCGTCTCCGGGGGATGGTAA
- a CDS encoding FAS1-like dehydratase domain-containing protein — translation MILGNKRTAGKKWDDLGVGDRVEVTRTIADRDILLHLGVMDDTNSIYLHSHDAEYGQLAVPSGLLVGWLTSLVSTQLPGPGSVIREQRLRFPRLLQHGATVTLSVELTEKHPEKKMVTVQAMARDEDGRPVVEGELLVSPPRPIPSLLHHALDNF, via the coding sequence ATGATTCTCGGGAACAAGAGAACCGCTGGGAAGAAATGGGACGACCTCGGCGTCGGAGACCGTGTGGAAGTCACTCGGACCATTGCCGATCGTGATATTCTCCTGCATTTAGGCGTGATGGACGATACCAACTCGATATATTTGCATTCCCATGATGCGGAGTACGGACAGTTGGCCGTTCCGTCGGGACTATTGGTCGGATGGCTGACATCATTGGTCTCCACGCAATTACCGGGGCCCGGCAGCGTCATTCGGGAACAGCGGTTGCGTTTTCCCCGATTGTTGCAGCATGGCGCTACTGTCACCCTGTCCGTGGAACTGACAGAAAAGCATCCAGAGAAAAAAATGGTAACCGTACAGGCGATGGCGCGGGATGAAGACGGGCGTCCCGTAGTGGAAGGTGAATTGCTCGTTTCTCCACCCCGGCCCATCCCATCATTGCTGCATCACGCGTTAGACAATTTTTGA
- the pstC gene encoding phosphate ABC transporter permease subunit PstC, producing the protein MENRATSEWATELLRPDKKQRRLELQGRLMTLVSAWVIILTLFSLLYFIASKGISTFLFDGVSLSQFFSSEWDPAGTPPSFGALTFILGSFMVTVLAAVISAPLGIGAAIYMTEIAPSWGKKILQPVIELLVGIPSVVYGFVGLTVIVPFLRDVTGGPGFSLLAGVLVLSVMILPTITSIAVDTLQSIPRSMREASYALGATRWQTISRILVRTSLPGLMTGVVLGMARAFGEALAVQMVIGNTDNLPTSLVQPISTLTSVITLNMGNTVPGTVYNDALWSMALILLLMTLFFIVLIRWMTRRGEGR; encoded by the coding sequence ATGGAGAACCGAGCGACGAGTGAATGGGCGACTGAATTGCTTCGCCCCGATAAAAAGCAGCGTCGATTGGAACTGCAGGGGCGCTTGATGACGTTGGTCAGTGCTTGGGTCATTATTCTCACGTTGTTTTCATTGTTGTATTTCATCGCTTCCAAGGGGATTTCCACGTTCCTCTTTGACGGTGTTTCACTGTCTCAGTTTTTCTCCAGCGAATGGGATCCGGCAGGAACACCACCGTCTTTTGGTGCTCTGACGTTTATCCTGGGGTCGTTTATGGTCACGGTTTTGGCGGCGGTCATCAGTGCGCCGTTGGGAATCGGTGCGGCGATTTACATGACAGAGATTGCACCCTCGTGGGGAAAAAAGATTTTACAACCGGTCATCGAGTTGTTGGTCGGCATCCCCTCGGTTGTATACGGATTTGTCGGCTTGACGGTCATTGTGCCGTTTTTACGGGATGTGACAGGTGGTCCCGGGTTTAGTCTGCTGGCCGGGGTGCTGGTGCTTTCGGTGATGATCTTGCCCACTATCACCAGCATTGCGGTCGACACCTTGCAATCGATTCCCCGTTCGATGCGGGAAGCTTCTTATGCGTTGGGGGCCACGCGCTGGCAAACCATCTCCCGCATTTTGGTACGTACGTCGTTGCCCGGTCTGATGACGGGTGTAGTGCTGGGAATGGCGCGTGCATTCGGGGAGGCGTTGGCCGTGCAGATGGTCATCGGGAACACCGATAATTTGCCGACAAGCTTGGTTCAACCGATCAGCACATTGACCAGCGTGATCACGTTGAATATGGGCAACACCGTTCCCGGAACGGTATACAACGATGCGTTGTGGTCGATGGCATTGATTCTGCTGTTGATGACGCTGTTCTTTATTGTGCTGATCCGTTGGATGACGAGAAGGGGAGAAGGTCGATGA
- the pnpS gene encoding two-component system histidine kinase PnpS, which translates to MRTLRNRLTWMFLLLIGLSMLGTGLFVGLLLQATYLDSLTGRLNKEGTLLAQTLDWGKQDSFDAQADAFGRALSARVIILDRDGTVLGDSIKKKAGKRNLRYLPEVRQALKGMAPSNQFAHKRDNRLNTAIPVTRNGQIRGAVWIQLDVTDVNRSIRQIWISMAGGLAVAYLLAALASSRFARDVTRPIEEITQVAEDIAHNKLYRSVAVYGEDEIGRLGEAINRMARSLRSQMSAIRKSERRLTSVIETMESVLFLVDPSGSVILANPAFERLFGVPVSDIQGKSFQHLPGPYELIQLITRCQETGERQRKELHIFYPEERIVEASLSPMGVEKDGRGVVAVLHDITAIRRLEKMRSEFVANVSHELKTPITSIVGFTETLLDGAMQDLDTCREFLEIILEEGNRLQRLVRDILDLSKIESKQIHLDLESVPVGELIQSATKTMEDQFRAKQLTLEVQLPDPSFTVTVDRDRFRQILLNLLSNAMAYTPSGGKVAVRAERDADSWWLQVADTGIGIPQEDLPRIFERFYRVDKARSRASGGTGLGLAIVKHLVEVHKGTIQVESQVGEGTTFTLMFPL; encoded by the coding sequence ATGAGAACGCTGCGCAATCGTTTAACCTGGATGTTTTTGCTTTTGATCGGTTTGTCCATGTTGGGGACGGGATTGTTCGTCGGGCTGCTGTTACAGGCCACCTATCTGGACTCATTGACGGGACGTCTCAACAAAGAGGGGACATTGTTGGCGCAGACGCTGGATTGGGGAAAGCAGGATTCGTTTGATGCTCAGGCGGATGCATTTGGTCGGGCGTTGTCGGCTCGGGTGATCATTCTGGATCGTGACGGTACGGTGTTAGGGGATTCCATCAAGAAGAAGGCGGGTAAGCGCAATCTCCGTTACCTGCCGGAAGTTCGGCAGGCGTTGAAAGGGATGGCCCCGTCCAATCAATTCGCGCACAAACGGGATAACCGGTTGAACACCGCCATCCCAGTGACTCGGAATGGTCAAATCCGAGGAGCAGTATGGATCCAGTTGGATGTGACCGATGTCAACCGTTCCATCCGACAAATATGGATTTCGATGGCGGGCGGTTTGGCTGTTGCTTATCTGTTGGCGGCACTGGCCAGCTCACGCTTTGCCCGGGATGTGACCCGGCCGATCGAGGAGATCACCCAGGTGGCGGAAGATATCGCACACAACAAGCTGTATCGCAGTGTGGCGGTTTACGGCGAGGATGAGATTGGTCGTTTGGGAGAAGCAATCAATCGTATGGCGCGCAGTCTCCGCAGTCAGATGAGTGCTATCCGCAAGAGCGAACGCCGATTGACCAGTGTCATCGAGACGATGGAAAGTGTGTTGTTTCTGGTCGATCCCAGCGGTAGCGTCATTTTGGCCAATCCAGCATTTGAGCGGCTTTTCGGTGTTCCCGTTTCCGACATCCAGGGAAAATCATTTCAGCATCTTCCCGGTCCCTACGAGCTGATCCAACTGATCACCCGTTGCCAAGAGACGGGGGAGCGTCAGCGAAAAGAGCTGCACATTTTTTATCCTGAGGAACGGATTGTCGAAGCCAGTTTGTCACCGATGGGAGTCGAAAAAGACGGCAGGGGCGTGGTGGCGGTATTGCATGACATCACCGCCATTCGCAGGTTGGAAAAGATGCGTTCAGAGTTTGTGGCCAATGTATCGCATGAACTGAAGACACCGATTACATCTATTGTTGGGTTTACGGAAACATTGTTGGACGGAGCGATGCAGGATCTCGATACCTGCCGCGAGTTTTTGGAAATCATCCTGGAAGAGGGGAACCGCCTGCAGCGACTGGTGAGAGATATCCTAGATCTGTCGAAAATCGAATCCAAGCAAATCCATCTGGATCTGGAATCCGTCCCGGTGGGCGAGCTGATCCAGTCTGCGACAAAAACGATGGAGGATCAATTCCGTGCCAAACAGTTGACATTGGAAGTGCAATTACCGGATCCGTCGTTTACCGTGACAGTGGATCGGGACCGGTTCCGGCAAATCCTGCTCAATTTGCTTTCCAATGCGATGGCGTATACCCCTTCCGGGGGAAAAGTGGCCGTTCGCGCGGAACGGGATGCAGATTCTTGGTGGTTGCAGGTGGCGGATACGGGAATCGGAATTCCCCAAGAGGATTTGCCGCGGATCTTTGAACGCTTTTACCGTGTGGATAAAGCCCGATCGAGAGCATCGGGCGGTACCGGGTTGGGTCTGGCCATCGTCAAACATTTGGTGGAGGTGCACAAAGGCACGATTCAGGTGGAAAGCCAAGTGGGAGAAGGAACGACATTTACGTTGATGTTTCCGTTGTAG
- a CDS encoding phosphate ABC transporter substrate-binding protein PstS family protein yields the protein MWKKALATISTMVLVLGLAVGCAKGKQQGGGAAGGQLTAVGSTAMQPLVEEAANQFMAKNPGTQITVQGGGSGTGLSSALNGSADIGNSDLFAEEKKKDPTKLVDHKVFVVGMAPVVNPKVGIDNLTQKQLIDIFTGKIKNWKEVGGPDQKIVLVNRPENSGTRATFVKFALNGAKEYRGKDSIVQDSSGTVRKIIAETPGAIGYLAFSYFDKSVKPVKIDGVEPINGNVYNNKWKVWAYEHMYTNADGKNKDLEEKFINFILTPEVQKNLVEKMGYIPMTEMKVERDAQGNIKEK from the coding sequence ATGTGGAAAAAGGCATTGGCCACCATCAGTACGATGGTGTTGGTATTAGGCCTCGCCGTCGGCTGTGCCAAAGGAAAGCAGCAAGGGGGCGGAGCTGCCGGCGGACAACTGACGGCTGTGGGCTCCACTGCGATGCAACCGCTGGTTGAGGAAGCAGCCAACCAATTTATGGCGAAAAATCCGGGTACACAAATCACAGTGCAGGGCGGGGGCAGCGGTACCGGTTTGAGTTCCGCGCTTAACGGTTCTGCCGACATCGGAAACTCCGATCTATTTGCCGAAGAAAAGAAAAAGGATCCGACCAAACTGGTGGATCACAAAGTGTTTGTCGTCGGTATGGCGCCGGTCGTCAACCCGAAAGTGGGGATCGACAACCTGACTCAAAAGCAGTTGATCGACATCTTCACTGGCAAAATCAAAAACTGGAAAGAAGTGGGCGGCCCTGATCAAAAAATTGTGTTGGTCAACCGTCCGGAAAACTCCGGTACCCGCGCGACGTTCGTCAAATTTGCTCTGAACGGCGCGAAAGAATACCGTGGCAAAGACAGCATCGTACAAGACTCCTCGGGAACCGTTCGCAAAATCATCGCAGAAACGCCGGGAGCGATCGGGTATCTCGCCTTCTCCTACTTCGACAAATCGGTCAAACCGGTGAAGATCGACGGTGTGGAACCGATCAACGGAAACGTATATAACAATAAATGGAAAGTTTGGGCGTACGAGCACATGTACACCAACGCTGACGGCAAAAACAAAGATCTGGAAGAAAAATTCATCAACTTCATTCTCACTCCGGAAGTGCAAAAGAACTTGGTTGAAAAAATGGGCTACATCCCGATGACGGAAATGAAAGTGGAACGGGACGCCCAAGGCAATATCAAAGAAAAATAA
- a CDS encoding response regulator transcription factor has translation MDRQKRVLVVDDEPSIVKLVQFNLEKEGFSVDSAYDGTTALQKIEQDPPDLVVLDWMLPKMDGLDVCRKLRQQPKGHLPILMLTAKSDEFDKVLGLELGADDYMTKPFSPRELVARVKAILRRMEAVEQQGETVEQQLIRVGNLHIDPVGYEVRKDEQEVELTPKEFELLVYMAKNRGRVLSREQLLNAVWNYDFVGDSRIVDVHVSHLRDKIEEDSRNPVFIKTVRGIGYKFEGPKEK, from the coding sequence ATGGATCGTCAAAAGAGAGTATTGGTCGTGGACGACGAACCGTCCATCGTAAAACTGGTGCAATTCAATCTGGAAAAAGAAGGTTTTTCGGTGGACAGTGCCTATGACGGCACAACCGCGTTGCAAAAGATTGAACAGGATCCTCCGGATCTGGTGGTTTTGGACTGGATGTTGCCCAAGATGGACGGTTTGGATGTATGCAGGAAACTGCGTCAACAACCGAAAGGACATCTCCCGATTTTGATGCTGACGGCCAAATCGGATGAGTTCGATAAAGTGCTCGGTTTGGAACTGGGTGCCGATGATTACATGACCAAGCCTTTCAGTCCTCGGGAGCTGGTTGCCCGCGTCAAGGCGATTTTGCGCCGGATGGAAGCGGTGGAGCAGCAGGGTGAAACGGTGGAACAGCAACTAATCCGGGTGGGAAACCTTCACATCGATCCGGTGGGATACGAAGTGCGCAAAGACGAGCAAGAAGTGGAACTGACGCCGAAGGAGTTTGAACTGTTGGTGTACATGGCCAAAAATCGCGGACGTGTACTGTCGCGTGAACAGCTGCTCAATGCCGTCTGGAATTACGACTTTGTGGGTGACTCCCGGATCGTGGACGTACATGTCAGCCACTTGCGCGACAAAATCGAGGAAGATTCGCGCAATCCGGTGTTTATCAAGACAGTACGGGGCATCGGGTACAAGTTCGAGGGTCCGAAAGAAAAATGA